One genomic region from Fusarium keratoplasticum isolate Fu6.1 chromosome 14, whole genome shotgun sequence encodes:
- a CDS encoding Rhodanese domain-containing protein — protein sequence MASTDAATPWHAAYPPPRNKTPAAMTRHDVLEMTRDSNNIAGRNYVLVDLRRIDHEGGTIRGSINLPAQSLYPTIPTLYSLFESARVQKIIWYCSSSRGRAGWIKDHIDNRGNSDMESLILLEGITGWVKAGGEFVEWIDEFDVAVWESK from the exons ATGGCCTCCACTGATGCTGCCACACCCTGGCATGCTGCCTATCCTCCTCCGCGTAATAAAACCCCCGCGGCCATGACGCGCCATGACGTGCTGGAGATGACCAGGGACAGCAATAATATAGCTGGAAGGAACTACGTTCTCGTTGACCTCCGCAGAATAGATCATGAG GGCGGTACCATTCGCGGGTCCATCAATCTGCCGGCACAGAGCCTCTACCCGACCATACCGACGCTGTATAGCCTGTTTGAATCGGCCAGAGTCCAAAAGATCATCTGGTACTGCT CATCCTCTCGGGGCCGAG CTGGATGGATTAAGGACCATATCGACAACCGAGGCAACAGCGATATGGAGAGCTTGATATTGCTCGAAGGTATCACTGGATGGGTCAAAGCTGGCGGTGAGTTTGTAGAGTGGATTGATGAGTTCGACGTAGCTGTGTGGGAGAGCAAGTAG